The Stackebrandtia nassauensis DSM 44728 genome includes the window AGCCGTCCGATGACGTCCCGCATCGCGTTGCCGCCCGGCCCGTCCCCGACGATGGCCAGCACCGGAATGTCGGGGTCGGCCATGGCCAGCGGACCGTGCAGCAGATCGGCGCCCGAAAAGGACAGTGCCGACAGGTACGAGGTCTCCATGAGCTTCAGCGCGGTCTCGCGCGCCGTCGGGTACGCGTATCCCCGCCCGGTGGTGACCAGCCGCTCGGCGAACCGGTACCGGGCCGCCAACTGCACCGGCGTCTCGTCGGCCAGCACGGTGCGGGCCAGCTCCGGCAACGCCGCCACCGCGGCGGCCTCGTCACCGGCGAGTTTCCCGTCCCCGGCGCGGATTCCCTCGATGAGCATGAACAGCGCCAACAGCTCGGCGGTGTAGGTCTTCGTGGCCGCGACGGCCTTCTCGTGCCCGGCCGACACGTCGATGTTGAGCCCGGCCTGCTTCGCCAGCGGCGATTCGGGGTTGTTGGTCACGGCGAGGGTGCGCGCCCCCGACTCGGACGCCACCCGCAACACCTCGGCGATGTCGGGCGAACCCCCGGACTGCGACACCCCCACGACGAGCGCCTCGGACAGATCAGGGCGGGCCCCGTACACGGTGATGGCGCTGGGCGAGGCCAGCCCGGCCGGAATCCCCAAGCGGATCTCGGTGAGGTATGCGGCGTACAGCGCCGCGTGGTCGGAGGTACCCCGGGCGGTGAACATGACGAACCGGGGCCGCTCGCGCGCGATCTCGGCGGCGATGTCGGCGATCGCACCCGACTGGGTCTCGGCCAACCGGGCGAACGCCTCGGGCTGGTCGGCGATGTCGGCGGCCATCCCGGCTCCGGGCGGCGTGGCCGCCGTGGCGTCCGTGGCCCCCGCCGTGGTTGACCTGGCGGCCTGCTGCTGGCTCATAACCGTTTCCCTCTGCGTAATTTTTGCGCGGTTCTGCTCATCGAGACTGTATTTCAATCATATCCGCGCGGGTATTGAGGGCATGCTGACGCGCGGCCCAGATCACACGAAAAAGCGGCCCAAGCAGGGCTCAGCCTGCTCAAGCCGCGGTTCGGGGCCGGTCGTTGCTACTCGATGACGGCGATGAGGTCGCCTTCGGAGACGACGTCGCCCTCGGACACGGCGATCTCGGCCACGGTGCCCTCGTCCTCGGCGTGTACCGGGATCTCCATCTTCATGGACTCGAGGATGACGATCGGGTCGGCGTCGGTGACGGTGTCGCCCTTCTTCGCGACCACCTTCCACACGTTCGCCACCATCTCGGCGCGCACTTCTTCGGCCATGGCCGCCTCCTCGTTTCTCTTCTCACGTCGACTGCGAACACAATATACGGCCACACCGCGCCCGGTCAGCCTCGCGGAGGACTCCGTAAGCTGGGCGACCGACATGTTCGCCGACGTTGAGGAGGGATCGCTATGGCCAAACGCGCACGTAAGCGCAAGGCGCGCAAAAAGAAGGGCGCCAACCACGGGAAACGCCCCAACGCCTGAGCGCGAGCGAATGCCGGTTCCTCTTGCGGGGACCGGCATTCGTGTGTCCGGGGCCGGATTCGGGCCAGCCGCGACGCAACCTCCACCACCGGTGTGCGCGTCCAGCAAGTAGAAGGCTTACCCGATATCCCCCACGGCGGCTCCGGCACACGCCGAGGACGGTTTCGAACTCGAACTCAACCTGCCCGAGATGAAGGACTCCGACGAGTACGTCGGGTTCACGCCGACGCTCACCAACTCCACCGGTGAGACCGTCGAGGACGTGGAGGTGGAGTTCACCATCTCGGCGCCCGACGGGGCCGCCCCGCCGGTGGCCATCCAGCAGGGCGACCCCGACGAGGGCGGCGAACACGACACCGTCGCCGTCAAGGGCGAGGCCATTCGTGGCGACGCCACCGTGGACAGCTCCGAGGGGCAGTTCACGATCGAGCACGACCCGGCCCTGGACCGGGTGAAGTTCGACGGCGTCCCCGACTCGGTCCCCACCGACAAGATCCGCCCCAACGGCGTCGACTGGTCGTTCACGATCACCAACGACACCGACACCGACATCACCGACGGGTTCATCGTCATCGGGCTGTACGCCGACGACGGGCAGCGCGGACTGGAGCTCGGCACCGAGCAGAAGGGCTGCGAGGAGACCCACGACGAGGACGAGGTCACCCGCTGCGAGGGCGTTTCGCTGGCGGCGGGCGAGTCGCTCACCTACGACATGAAGCTGTTCACCGACGGCACCTCCGAAGATCTGTCCAAGAAGGTCAGTCTGACGGTGCGGATGTCCTACCCGACCGACGCCGAGCAGGTGCGGTTCGCCAGCGGCGAGACCTACACCAAGGCCGACGCGGCGTCCAGCGACGAGATCCTGCCGGTCACCGGCTTCAGCCTCGGCGGTTATCTCGCCGTCGGTGCGGGTGTCATCGGGCTCGGTGCCGTGATGCTGCTGCTGGCGAGCCGCCGTGCGGCCCGCCAGCAGGTGTGACTCTTCAGTTAGCTGTTGTCGAAGGGGGTCTAGGCCGCGATGGTTGCGGGCTCGGCCTCCTTCGGCTCTTCCTTGGCGGGCTGTCCGCCGGTGCGCAGCGGGACCTCCTTGATGAACCAGGCCACCAGGAATCCCAAGGCCGCGAACGGGATCGTCCACACGAACACCGTGGTGATGGCGTCGGTGACCCCGCCGGAGACGACGTCCATGATCTTGTCGGGCAGCTGGGCCAGCTTCGACGGCTCCAGACCGCCGGTGCCACCGCCGGAGAAGTTCTTCGCGATGTCCGGCGGCAGTTTGCCGCTCATGGACTCGGTCAGCTGGTTGGCGAAGATCGAACCGAACGCCGCCACCCCGAAGGATCCGCCGATGTTGCGCAGGAACGTCGAGGTGCTGGAGGCGACGCCGATGTCCCGCTGCGGGGCGCTGTTCTGCGCCACCAGCATGGTCACCTGCATCAGCAGGCCCAGCCCGATGCCGAACACGACCATGTAGATACTGGTGGTCAGCTCCGAAGTGGAGGTCGTCAGCTGGGTCAGCAGCAGCATTCCGGCGATCATGACGGCGCCACCCGCGATCGGAAAGATCTTGTACTTGCCGGTGCGGGTGATGATCTGTCCGGCACCCAGCGAGAACACCATGGCGCCCAACATCATCGGGATGAAGAACACGCCCGATTCGGTGGGGGTCAGGCCCTGGACGATCTGCTGGTACATCGGGATGAAGGTCATCGCGCCGAACATGGCGAAGCCCTGCAGGAACCCGACGACGTTGATCAGGGTGAAGTTGCGGTCGGTGAACAGCCGCAGCGGCAGCACCGGCTCGGCAGCCTTGCGCTCCACCATGATGAACGCCACCAGGGCCACCAGTGAGAAGGCCGACAGGCCCAGGATCTGCGGGGAGTCCCATTCGTACTCGTTGCCGCCCCAGGTGGTGACGAGCACGAGGCTGGCGGCCACCGCGGACAACAGCGCGATTCCGGCGTAGTCGATCTTGGCCTTGTTGCGGTGTCGGGGCAAATGCAGGGTCGTGGCGATGATGATCAGCGCGATCGCGCCCAGCGGCAGGTTGATGTAGAAGGCCCAGCGCCAGTCGACGTGGTCGGTCAGCAGGCCACCGGCCAGCGGGCCGCCGATGGTGGCGACCATCATGACCGCGGCCATGAAGCCCTGGTACTTGCCGCGTTCGCGGGGCGGGACCAAGTCGCCGAGGATCGCCATGACGCCGACCATGAGGCCACCGGCGCCCAGGCCCTGCAGTGCGCGGAAGGCGATCAGCTGCTCCATGCTCTGGGCCGCACCGGAGGCGACCGAACCGATGAGGAAGACACCGATCGCGAACATGAACAGCCGCTTGCGTCCATACAGGTCACCGAGCTTGCCGTACAGGGGAGTCGAAACCGTCGCGGCGAGGATGTATGCCGTCACCACCCAGGACATGTGTCCGTAGCCGCCGAACTCGCCCACAATGGTGGGAAGGGCGGTACCGACGATGGTGTTGTCCAACATGGCCAAGAGGATCGCGAGCATGAGGCCGGGAAGAACCACCAGCACCTCGCGTCGCAGTCCCTTGGCCGGCGCTTCGGCGACGGCTTCGCTTTCTGTCATAAGGCATACTCCATCCGGAACAACTAGCCGCTCGGCTAGTGGGGTCATGAGCTACGATAGAACGACAGCTAGCCGGTCGGCAAGTAAGTTTGGAGAGGCGAATGAGTGAACCGCGCAACACGCGCGAGCGCATTCAACAAATCGCGATGGAACTGTTCAGCGAACAGGGTTACGACCGCACCTCGCTGCGGGAGATCGCCGAACGCCTCAACGTGACCAAGGCCGCCCTCTACTACCACTTCAAGACCAAAGAGGACATCGCGGCGAGCTACTTCGACGACTTCGCCGCCGACGTCGACAAGGTCCGCGAATGGGCCGAGACCCAACCGGCCGACCTCGACACCCGGCGCGAGATCCTGCGCCGCTACTCCGACGTCATGAACACCCACGGCCAGACCCTGCGGTTCATCCACCACAACCAGCCCGCCCTGCGCGAGATCAACAAGGGACGGACGTTCAAGGAACGGATGCAGCAGGTCAACAAACTGCTGGTCGACGCCGAGGCCCCCGCGATCGAACGGCTGCGCGGCGTCAACGCACTGTTCATCATGCACATGGCCTGGTTCGTCGAACTCGACGGCGACCCCGACCCCGCCGACCTACAGGAACCGGCCCTGCAGATCGCGCTGGAACTGATCGAGACGAACGAGAAGAGCTAGCCCCCAACCCGGTCGCTTCCCTCCGAGGGCCGGTTCAGCGCTACAAGGATGTAGATCCCGGGGACGATCGCCAGCGGCAACACGCCCACCGCGATGATC containing:
- a CDS encoding biotin/lipoyl-binding carrier protein, with the translated sequence MAEEVRAEMVANVWKVVAKKGDTVTDADPIVILESMKMEIPVHAEDEGTVAEIAVSEGDVVSEGDLIAVIE
- a CDS encoding 50S ribosomal protein bL37, whose translation is MAKRARKRKARKKKGANHGKRPNA
- a CDS encoding TetR/AcrR family transcriptional regulator, with protein sequence MSEPRNTRERIQQIAMELFSEQGYDRTSLREIAERLNVTKAALYYHFKTKEDIAASYFDDFAADVDKVREWAETQPADLDTRREILRRYSDVMNTHGQTLRFIHHNQPALREINKGRTFKERMQQVNKLLVDAEAPAIERLRGVNALFIMHMAWFVELDGDPDPADLQEPALQIALELIETNEKS
- a CDS encoding SIS domain-containing protein, producing the protein MAADIADQPEAFARLAETQSGAIADIAAEIARERPRFVMFTARGTSDHAALYAAYLTEIRLGIPAGLASPSAITVYGARPDLSEALVVGVSQSGGSPDIAEVLRVASESGARTLAVTNNPESPLAKQAGLNIDVSAGHEKAVAATKTYTAELLALFMLIEGIRAGDGKLAGDEAAAVAALPELARTVLADETPVQLAARYRFAERLVTTGRGYAYPTARETALKLMETSYLSALSFSGADLLHGPLAMADPDIPVLAIVGDGPGGNAMRDVIGRLGERRADVVSIGASDVEGAPIRIPVPAVDERLAPMLDILPLQRLALALALNRGENPDAPRGLRKVTETL
- a CDS encoding MDR family MFS transporter; translation: MTESEAVAEAPAKGLRREVLVVLPGLMLAILLAMLDNTIVGTALPTIVGEFGGYGHMSWVVTAYILAATVSTPLYGKLGDLYGRKRLFMFAIGVFLIGSVASGAAQSMEQLIAFRALQGLGAGGLMVGVMAILGDLVPPRERGKYQGFMAAVMMVATIGGPLAGGLLTDHVDWRWAFYINLPLGAIALIIIATTLHLPRHRNKAKIDYAGIALLSAVAASLVLVTTWGGNEYEWDSPQILGLSAFSLVALVAFIMVERKAAEPVLPLRLFTDRNFTLINVVGFLQGFAMFGAMTFIPMYQQIVQGLTPTESGVFFIPMMLGAMVFSLGAGQIITRTGKYKIFPIAGGAVMIAGMLLLTQLTTSTSELTTSIYMVVFGIGLGLLMQVTMLVAQNSAPQRDIGVASSTSTFLRNIGGSFGVAAFGSIFANQLTESMSGKLPPDIAKNFSGGGTGGLEPSKLAQLPDKIMDVVSGGVTDAITTVFVWTIPFAALGFLVAWFIKEVPLRTGGQPAKEEPKEAEPATIAA